A section of the Pseudomonas sp. Q1-7 genome encodes:
- a CDS encoding acyl-CoA dehydrogenase C-terminal domain-containing protein, translating to MPDYKAPLRDIHFLLDEVFDFPAAYAALGASDATPDMVAAILEEGAKFCEQVLSPINRSGDEEECQWREGVVTTPTGFKEAFAQYVEGGWNGLAADPAYGGQGLPHSLGLIISEMVASANQSWAMYPGLTHGAMSAIHAHGSEEQKQTYLTRLTEGRWTGTMCLTEPHCGTDLGIIKTRAVPQADGSYAISGTKIFISAGEHDMSENIVHLVLAKLPDAPAGTKGISLFIVPKFLPAGDGIGERNAVACGSIEHKMGIKASATCVMNFDGAKGFLIGEANKGLNCMFTMMNHARLGTGMQGLCLGEASYQGAVRYASDRLQMRALTGPKAPDKAADPIIVHPDVRRMLLTMKAFNEGNRALAYFTAQQLDIAHRSDSAEQREEAENLLAFLTPICKAFMTESGLEATNLGMQVFGGHGYIREWGMEQLVRDCRIAPIYEGTNGIQALDLLGRKVLGSQGKLLRGFTRLIHTFCQARAEHPRLKVQVAELARLNQQWGELTQKVGMAAMKNPDEVGAAALDYLMYSGYITLAWLWLRMALVADGKLQAGEGDGAYYQTKLATCDFYFKRLLPRTEAHRAAVEAGSDCLMQLPAEHFYL from the coding sequence ATGCCCGACTACAAGGCCCCCCTGCGCGATATCCATTTCCTCCTCGATGAAGTCTTCGACTTTCCGGCCGCCTATGCGGCCCTGGGTGCCAGCGACGCCACACCGGACATGGTTGCCGCGATCCTCGAGGAAGGCGCCAAGTTCTGCGAACAGGTGCTCTCGCCGATCAACCGATCCGGCGACGAAGAGGAGTGCCAGTGGCGCGAAGGCGTGGTGACCACACCCACGGGCTTCAAGGAAGCCTTCGCGCAGTATGTGGAAGGGGGCTGGAACGGCCTGGCGGCGGACCCGGCCTACGGTGGCCAGGGCCTGCCGCACTCCCTCGGCCTGATCATCAGCGAGATGGTGGCTTCGGCCAACCAGTCCTGGGCCATGTACCCGGGCCTGACCCACGGCGCCATGTCGGCCATCCATGCCCACGGCAGCGAAGAACAGAAACAGACCTACCTGACCCGTCTCACCGAAGGCCGCTGGACCGGCACCATGTGCCTGACCGAACCTCACTGCGGTACCGACCTCGGCATCATCAAGACTCGCGCCGTACCCCAGGCCGACGGCAGCTATGCGATCTCCGGCACCAAGATCTTCATCTCCGCCGGCGAGCACGACATGAGCGAGAACATCGTCCACCTGGTGCTGGCCAAGCTGCCCGATGCCCCTGCCGGCACCAAAGGCATTTCCCTGTTCATCGTGCCCAAGTTCCTCCCGGCGGGTGACGGCATCGGCGAGCGCAACGCGGTGGCCTGCGGGTCCATCGAACACAAGATGGGCATCAAGGCGTCGGCCACCTGCGTGATGAACTTCGACGGCGCCAAGGGCTTCCTCATCGGCGAAGCCAACAAGGGCCTGAACTGCATGTTCACCATGATGAACCATGCTCGCCTGGGCACCGGCATGCAGGGCCTCTGCCTCGGCGAAGCCAGCTACCAGGGGGCCGTGCGCTACGCCAGCGATCGCCTGCAGATGCGCGCCCTGACCGGGCCCAAGGCGCCGGACAAGGCGGCCGACCCGATCATCGTCCACCCGGACGTGCGCCGCATGCTGCTGACCATGAAGGCGTTCAACGAGGGCAACCGCGCCCTGGCTTATTTCACTGCCCAGCAACTGGACATCGCCCATCGCAGCGACAGCGCCGAACAGCGCGAGGAAGCCGAGAACCTGCTGGCCTTCCTCACGCCCATCTGCAAGGCCTTCATGACCGAATCCGGCCTGGAAGCGACCAACCTCGGCATGCAGGTGTTCGGCGGCCACGGCTACATTCGCGAATGGGGCATGGAACAGCTGGTGCGCGACTGCCGTATCGCCCCCATCTACGAAGGCACCAACGGCATCCAGGCGCTCGACCTGCTGGGCCGCAAGGTACTCGGCAGCCAGGGCAAGCTGCTGCGTGGCTTCACTCGGCTCATCCACACGTTCTGCCAGGCCCGGGCCGAGCACCCGCGACTCAAGGTCCAGGTGGCCGAACTGGCTCGGCTCAACCAGCAGTGGGGCGAACTGACCCAGAAGGTCGGCATGGCCGCCATGAAGAACCCGGACGAAGTGGGCGCCGCCGCCCTGGATTACCTGATGTATTCTGGCTACATCACCCTGGCCTGGCTCTGGCTGCGCATGGCCCTGGTGGCGGACGGCAAGCTGCAGGCCGGCGAGGGCGACGGAGCCTACTACCAGACCAAACTGGCGACCTGCGATTTCTACTTCAAGCGCCTGCTGCCGCGTACCGAGGCCCACCGGGCGGCGGTGGAGGCGGGCAGCGATTGCCTGATGCAGCTGCCGGCGGAGCACTTCTACCTGTAA
- a CDS encoding acyl-CoA dehydrogenase C-terminal domain-containing protein, whose product MADYKAPLRDMRFVLNEVFEVAKLWGELPALAEVVDADTASAILEEAGKVTGGVIAPLNRSGDEEGCQWKDGSVTTPAGFPAAYKTYAEGGWVGVGGDPVFGGMGMPKAISAQVEEMVHSANMSFGLYPMLTAGACLSLNAHASEELKEKYLPNMYAGVWAGSMCLTEPHAGTDLGIIRTKAEPQADGSYKISGTKIFITGGEHDLTENIIHLVLAKLPDAPAGPKGISLFLVPKVMVNADGSLGEKNAVSCGSIEHKMGIKASATCVMNFDGATGWIVDAPNKGLAAMFTMMNYERLGVGIQGLAAGERSYQSALEYARERIQSRAPTGPVAKDKAADPIIVHPDVRRMLLTMKAANEGGRAFSSYVAMQLDTAKYSEDPVVRKRAEDLVALLTPVAKAFLTDLGLETTVHGQQIFGGHGYIREWGQEQLVRDVRIAQIYEGTNGIQALDLMGRKVVASGGAFYEQFSNEIKAFVSGASTELAEFTEPLKAAVANLDELTAWVLDRAKNNPNEIGAASVEYLHVFGYTAYAYMWALMARAALGKEGQDPFYASKLGTARFYFARLLPRIHSLTASVKAGSESLYLLDAEQF is encoded by the coding sequence ATGGCTGACTACAAAGCGCCCCTGCGCGATATGCGCTTCGTCCTCAATGAAGTCTTCGAGGTTGCCAAGCTCTGGGGCGAGCTGCCGGCCCTGGCAGAAGTAGTGGACGCCGATACCGCCTCCGCCATCCTGGAAGAGGCCGGCAAGGTCACCGGTGGCGTGATCGCCCCGCTGAACCGCAGCGGCGACGAAGAAGGCTGTCAGTGGAAGGACGGCAGTGTGACCACTCCGGCCGGTTTCCCCGCAGCCTACAAGACCTACGCCGAAGGCGGCTGGGTCGGCGTGGGCGGCGATCCGGTCTTTGGCGGCATGGGTATGCCCAAGGCGATCTCCGCCCAGGTGGAAGAGATGGTCCACTCGGCCAACATGTCCTTCGGCCTGTACCCGATGCTGACCGCCGGCGCCTGCCTGTCGCTCAACGCCCACGCCAGCGAAGAGCTGAAGGAAAAGTACCTGCCGAACATGTACGCGGGCGTTTGGGCCGGCTCCATGTGCCTGACCGAGCCCCATGCCGGCACCGACCTCGGCATCATCCGCACCAAGGCCGAACCCCAGGCCGATGGCAGCTACAAGATCAGCGGCACCAAGATCTTCATCACCGGCGGCGAACACGACCTGACCGAGAACATCATTCACCTGGTGCTGGCCAAGCTGCCGGACGCGCCGGCCGGTCCGAAGGGTATTTCCCTGTTCCTGGTGCCCAAGGTGATGGTCAATGCCGACGGCTCCCTGGGTGAGAAAAACGCCGTGTCCTGCGGCTCCATCGAACACAAGATGGGCATCAAGGCCTCCGCCACCTGCGTGATGAACTTCGACGGCGCCACCGGCTGGATCGTCGACGCGCCGAACAAAGGCCTGGCTGCCATGTTCACCATGATGAACTACGAGCGCCTGGGCGTCGGCATCCAGGGCCTGGCCGCCGGCGAGCGTTCCTACCAGAGCGCCCTGGAATACGCCCGCGAGCGCATCCAGAGCCGCGCGCCGACCGGCCCGGTGGCCAAGGACAAGGCGGCCGACCCGATCATCGTCCACCCGGACGTACGCCGCATGCTGCTGACCATGAAGGCGGCCAACGAAGGCGGCCGTGCCTTCTCCAGCTATGTCGCCATGCAGCTGGACACCGCCAAGTACAGCGAAGACCCGGTCGTGCGCAAGCGCGCCGAAGATCTGGTGGCCCTGCTCACGCCGGTGGCCAAGGCCTTCCTCACCGACCTCGGCCTGGAAACCACCGTGCATGGCCAACAGATCTTCGGCGGCCACGGCTACATCCGCGAGTGGGGCCAGGAGCAACTGGTGCGCGACGTGCGCATCGCGCAAATCTACGAAGGCACCAACGGCATCCAGGCCCTCGACCTGATGGGCCGCAAGGTGGTGGCCAGTGGTGGCGCGTTCTACGAGCAGTTCTCCAACGAGATCAAGGCGTTCGTGAGCGGTGCTTCCACCGAGCTGGCCGAGTTCACCGAGCCGCTCAAGGCCGCCGTGGCCAACCTGGACGAACTCACCGCCTGGGTGCTGGATCGCGCCAAGAACAACCCGAACGAGATCGGCGCCGCCTCGGTCGAATACCTCCACGTGTTCGGCTACACCGCCTACGCCTACATGTGGGCGCTGATGGCGCGGGCCGCCCTGGGCAAGGAAGGCCAGGACCCGTTCTACGCCAGCAAGCTCGGCACCGCGCGCTTCTACTTCGCCCGCCTGCTGCCGCGCATTCACTCCCTGACCGCCTCGGTGAAGGCCGGCAGCGAGTCGCTCTACCTGCTGGACGCCGAGCAGTTCTGA
- a CDS encoding saccharopine dehydrogenase family protein: MARVLILGGYGNFGKRIAENLGKAHPGLELVIAGRSLGRAARLCAELAPSGAARTRFQPARLDIASPDFATQLAALAPTVVIHTSGPFQGQDYRVPRACIRAGAHCIDLADGRRYVCDIRALDDEARARDVLVVSGASSVPGLSSTVIDHFRGDFSHLESIDFAIAPGNKAEVGEATLKGILSYTGHPFPVLIDGHWRARRGWMDARRVDFGDPVGRRWLANIDIPDLELFPERYAGVRSVRFQAGLELPLLHHCMVAMAAATKAGLVADWSPWAAAMLKARQPLMAFGTDTGGMRIELEGRGHDGRPKHLLWTLYAERGVGPYIPTLSAIILANKLLRGELMARGAIPCLGLFDLADFDAQAAPLGIYHRAAP, encoded by the coding sequence ATGGCGCGGGTGCTGATTCTCGGTGGGTACGGCAATTTCGGTAAGCGAATTGCCGAGAACTTGGGCAAGGCTCATCCGGGGCTGGAGCTTGTGATTGCCGGACGCAGCCTGGGGCGCGCGGCAAGACTCTGCGCCGAGCTGGCGCCCAGCGGAGCGGCGCGAACCCGTTTCCAACCCGCGCGGCTAGATATCGCCTCTCCCGATTTCGCCACGCAACTGGCGGCTCTCGCGCCAACCGTCGTCATTCACACCAGCGGGCCTTTTCAGGGGCAGGACTACCGTGTCCCTCGCGCCTGCATTCGCGCGGGCGCCCACTGCATCGACTTGGCCGATGGCCGCCGCTATGTCTGCGATATACGTGCGTTGGACGACGAGGCTCGGGCGCGGGATGTACTGGTTGTCAGTGGCGCCAGTTCGGTCCCGGGCCTGTCATCCACGGTAATCGACCACTTCCGTGGTGACTTCTCGCACCTCGAGTCGATCGACTTCGCCATCGCCCCCGGCAACAAGGCCGAAGTGGGAGAGGCCACCCTCAAAGGCATCCTCAGCTACACCGGCCACCCATTTCCAGTACTGATCGATGGCCATTGGCGGGCGCGCCGTGGCTGGATGGATGCGCGTCGCGTCGACTTCGGCGATCCCGTGGGACGGCGCTGGCTGGCCAATATCGACATCCCTGACCTGGAACTCTTTCCCGAGCGCTATGCCGGCGTGCGCAGCGTACGCTTCCAGGCCGGCCTCGAGCTGCCACTGCTGCACCATTGCATGGTGGCCATGGCCGCCGCGACGAAGGCGGGTCTGGTGGCCGACTGGTCGCCCTGGGCGGCGGCCATGCTGAAGGCTCGGCAGCCCTTGATGGCCTTCGGCACGGATACGGGCGGCATGCGTATCGAACTCGAAGGACGCGGGCATGACGGCCGGCCGAAGCACCTGCTCTGGACGCTCTACGCCGAGCGGGGTGTTGGTCCTTACATCCCGACGTTGTCGGCGATCATCCTGGCGAACAAGCTGCTGCGTGGCGAACTGATGGCGCGCGGCGCGATACCCTGCCTGGGGCTGTTCGACCTGGCGGACTTCGATGCGCAGGCCGCACCACTTGGCATCTATCATCGAGCCGCCCCATGA
- a CDS encoding DUF2269 family protein codes for MSAYLLLKYLHVLGATVLIGTGGGIAFFMLLASRSGDSRLMAGTARLVVIADWFFTAPAVLLQFASGVALMEVTGYRYDSPWFIAALALFLFIGACWLPVVAIQYRLRRSAEAMVAGASDAELRKWMRRWTALGIPAFSAILLLLWLMVAKPLSVV; via the coding sequence ATGAGTGCCTACCTGTTGCTGAAGTACCTCCATGTGCTCGGCGCCACCGTGCTGATCGGTACCGGCGGCGGCATCGCGTTTTTCATGCTGCTGGCGTCCCGCAGCGGCGATTCGCGCCTGATGGCCGGCACTGCGCGCCTGGTTGTCATTGCTGACTGGTTTTTCACCGCACCGGCGGTGCTGCTGCAGTTCGCCAGCGGGGTCGCGCTCATGGAGGTCACCGGCTATCGCTACGACTCGCCATGGTTCATCGCGGCACTGGCGCTGTTTCTCTTCATCGGTGCCTGTTGGTTGCCGGTGGTGGCCATTCAGTACCGTCTGCGCCGCAGCGCCGAGGCCATGGTTGCCGGGGCGTCCGACGCCGAGCTGCGCAAATGGATGCGGCGCTGGACTGCGTTAGGCATCCCGGCCTTCAGCGCCATCTTGTTGCTGCTCTGGCTGATGGTCGCCAAGCCGTTGTCGGTGGTCTGA
- a CDS encoding DoxX-like family protein — MNAWMLARYSLVFLWLATALVSVSSGRDIGYEVLAGAGIQGALADFCLYGGAGSDLFIGLWLLSGWAQRVCLQVQGAVVLLYSLLLSLIDPGFWGHPFGPLTKNLPVLALILLLYQRERGTTAAVNRPGSDRR, encoded by the coding sequence ATGAATGCCTGGATGCTTGCCCGCTACTCGTTGGTCTTTCTCTGGTTGGCCACCGCCCTGGTATCGGTCAGCAGTGGCCGGGATATCGGTTACGAGGTTCTGGCGGGTGCCGGGATCCAGGGCGCCTTGGCCGATTTTTGCCTGTATGGCGGCGCAGGGTCGGATCTGTTCATCGGGCTCTGGCTCCTGAGTGGGTGGGCGCAACGGGTGTGTCTGCAAGTACAAGGCGCGGTAGTACTGCTCTACAGCCTGCTGCTCAGTCTGATCGATCCGGGTTTCTGGGGGCATCCATTCGGACCGCTGACCAAGAATCTACCCGTGCTGGCGCTGATTCTTCTGCTGTACCAGCGGGAGCGTGGCACTACGGCTGCAGTGAATCGCCCAGGGTCGGATCGTCGATAA
- a CDS encoding endonuclease I family protein codes for MRPVLTALPCLAALAVGFAFAGGQDRLADPKAAVEQAFWQQLYAGGGTTLYCGKAFSAPGGLLSASPVYSARQIKSALRCVTDSQCQVANPQYPYMLSDLHNLYPDQSRIELARRNALFGDVGEGGQATLADCDFKSAYQLVEPRDAAKGNVARAIFYMHTEYGLPIVGQLQMFQQWNRLDPVDDDERARNNRIETLQGNRNRFIDDPTLGDSLQP; via the coding sequence ATGCGCCCAGTCCTTACTGCCCTTCCCTGCCTGGCGGCCCTTGCCGTCGGTTTCGCTTTCGCTGGTGGCCAGGACCGTCTGGCCGACCCCAAGGCCGCTGTCGAACAGGCCTTCTGGCAACAGCTCTACGCCGGCGGCGGCACCACCCTGTATTGCGGCAAGGCGTTCAGCGCCCCTGGCGGCCTGCTCAGCGCCAGCCCGGTGTACAGTGCCAGGCAGATCAAGAGTGCCCTGCGCTGCGTCACCGACAGCCAGTGCCAGGTTGCCAACCCGCAATACCCCTACATGCTGTCCGACCTGCACAACTTGTACCCGGACCAGTCGCGCATCGAACTGGCGCGCCGCAACGCGCTGTTCGGCGACGTGGGCGAGGGCGGGCAAGCGACGCTGGCCGACTGCGACTTCAAATCCGCCTACCAGTTGGTGGAACCCCGCGACGCCGCCAAAGGCAACGTGGCCCGGGCGATCTTCTACATGCACACGGAGTACGGACTGCCCATCGTCGGTCAGTTGCAGATGTTCCAGCAGTGGAACCGCCTCGACCCGGTGGACGACGACGAGCGCGCGCGGAACAACCGCATCGAAACCCTGCAGGGCAACCGCAACCGTTTTATCGACGATCCGACCCTGGGCGATTCACTGCAGCCGTAG
- a CDS encoding carbon-nitrogen hydrolase family protein, which yields MRIALYQCPPLPRDPAANLERLQQRAAEAASRGAALLVSPEMFISGYNIGRDAVASLAQASDGPWAERVAGIAREHGIAILYGYPERGADGVLFNSVQLIDAQGASLGNYRKTHLFGELDKGMFSAGNDQYPLLELNGWKLGLLICYDVEFPENVRRLALAGADLVLVPTANMEPFDFVCEVLVRARAFENQCYLAYANYCGGEGEIRYCGLSSVSTPDGDQAAVCGREETLAYADLQRDKLEASRARITYLQDRRKELYGPLA from the coding sequence ATGCGCATCGCCCTCTACCAGTGCCCACCGCTGCCGCGCGACCCGGCCGCCAACCTCGAACGCCTGCAGCAGCGGGCGGCCGAGGCGGCCTCCCGTGGCGCGGCGCTGCTGGTCAGCCCGGAGATGTTCATCAGCGGCTACAACATCGGCCGCGACGCGGTCGCCAGCCTCGCCCAGGCCTCTGACGGGCCCTGGGCCGAGCGGGTAGCGGGGATCGCCCGCGAGCATGGCATCGCCATTCTCTACGGCTACCCGGAACGCGGCGCGGACGGCGTGCTGTTCAACTCGGTGCAGTTGATCGACGCCCAGGGCGCGAGTCTCGGCAACTACCGCAAGACCCACCTGTTCGGCGAGCTGGACAAGGGCATGTTCAGCGCCGGGAACGACCAGTATCCGCTGCTGGAACTCAACGGCTGGAAGCTGGGCCTGCTGATCTGTTACGACGTGGAATTCCCCGAGAACGTCCGCCGCCTGGCCCTGGCCGGCGCCGACCTGGTGCTGGTACCGACGGCCAATATGGAACCCTTCGACTTCGTCTGCGAAGTGCTCGTGCGCGCCCGTGCCTTCGAGAACCAGTGCTACCTGGCCTACGCCAATTACTGCGGCGGCGAAGGCGAAATCCGCTATTGCGGCTTGTCCAGCGTGAGCACACCGGACGGCGACCAGGCAGCGGTGTGCGGCCGCGAGGAAACCCTGGCCTACGCCGACCTCCAGCGCGACAAGCTGGAAGCATCGCGGGCGCGCATCACCTACCTGCAGGACCGGCGGAAGGAGTTGTACGGGCCGTTGGCCTGA
- a CDS encoding flavin monoamine oxidase family protein: MNNNDRHPADGKKPITIFGPDFPFAFDDWIQHPSGLGSIPAEQQGAEVAIVGAGIAGLVAAYELMKLGLKPVVYEASKMGGRLRSQTFEGTDGIIAELGGMRFPASSTAFYHYVDMLGLKTQPFPNPLTPASGSTVIDIEGKTYYAEKMADLPALFQEVADAWADALEDGARFGDIQQAIRDRDVKRLKELWNTLVPLWDDRTFYDFVASSKAFARLSFHHREVFGQVGFGTGGWDSDFPNSMLEIFRVVMTACDDNQHLVVGGVQQVPMGIWRHVPETCAHWPAGTSLASLHNGAPRPGVKRIARAADGRLAVTDNWGDTRHYAAVLATCQSWLLTTQIECEESLFSQKMWMALDRTRYMQSSKTFVMVDRPFWKDKNPETGRDTLSMTLTDRLTRGTYLFDNGDDKPGVICLSYSWMSDALKMLPHPVEKRVKLALDALKKIYPDVDIAGHIIGDPITISWESDPHFLGAFKGALPGHYRYNQRMYAHFMQDDMPAEQRGIFIAGDDVSWTPAWVEGAVQTSLNAVWGIMKHFGGRTPADNPGPGDCFAELGPIALPD; this comes from the coding sequence ATGAACAACAACGATCGCCACCCCGCCGACGGCAAGAAACCCATCACCATCTTCGGTCCGGACTTCCCCTTCGCCTTCGATGACTGGATCCAGCACCCGTCGGGCCTGGGCAGCATTCCCGCCGAACAGCAAGGCGCCGAAGTGGCGATAGTCGGCGCCGGCATCGCCGGCCTGGTGGCGGCCTACGAGTTGATGAAACTGGGCCTCAAGCCGGTGGTGTACGAAGCCTCGAAGATGGGCGGACGCCTGCGCTCGCAGACCTTCGAAGGCACCGACGGCATCATCGCCGAGCTGGGCGGCATGCGCTTCCCGGCCTCCTCCACCGCCTTCTACCACTACGTGGACATGCTCGGCCTGAAGACCCAGCCCTTCCCCAACCCGCTGACCCCGGCGTCGGGCAGCACGGTGATCGATATCGAGGGCAAGACCTACTACGCCGAGAAGATGGCGGACCTGCCGGCGCTGTTCCAGGAAGTGGCCGACGCCTGGGCCGACGCCCTGGAAGACGGCGCCCGCTTCGGCGACATCCAGCAGGCCATTCGCGACCGCGACGTGAAGCGCCTGAAGGAGCTGTGGAACACCCTGGTGCCGCTGTGGGACGACCGCACCTTCTACGACTTCGTCGCCAGCTCCAAGGCCTTCGCCAGGCTGTCCTTCCACCACCGCGAGGTGTTCGGCCAGGTGGGCTTCGGCACCGGCGGCTGGGACTCGGACTTCCCCAACTCCATGCTGGAAATCTTCCGCGTGGTGATGACCGCCTGCGACGACAACCAGCACCTGGTCGTCGGCGGCGTGCAGCAGGTGCCGATGGGCATCTGGCGTCACGTCCCGGAAACATGCGCGCACTGGCCGGCGGGCACCAGCCTGGCCTCGCTGCACAACGGCGCACCGCGCCCGGGGGTGAAGCGCATCGCCCGCGCCGCCGATGGCCGCCTGGCGGTGACCGACAACTGGGGCGATACCCGCCACTACGCGGCGGTGCTCGCCACCTGCCAGAGCTGGCTGCTGACCACGCAGATCGAGTGCGAGGAATCGCTCTTCTCGCAGAAGATGTGGATGGCCCTGGACCGCACCCGCTACATGCAGTCGTCGAAGACCTTCGTGATGGTCGACCGCCCATTCTGGAAGGACAAGAATCCGGAGACCGGCCGCGACACCCTGAGCATGACCCTGACCGACCGCCTCACGCGGGGCACCTACCTGTTCGACAACGGCGACGACAAGCCGGGGGTGATCTGCCTGTCCTACTCCTGGATGAGCGATGCCCTGAAGATGCTCCCGCACCCGGTGGAGAAGCGCGTGAAGCTGGCCCTGGACGCGCTGAAGAAGATTTACCCGGACGTGGACATCGCCGGCCACATCATCGGCGATCCCATCACCATTTCCTGGGAATCCGACCCGCACTTCCTCGGCGCCTTCAAGGGTGCGCTGCCGGGTCACTACCGCTACAACCAGCGCATGTACGCGCACTTCATGCAGGACGACATGCCCGCCGAGCAGCGCGGCATCTTCATCGCCGGTGACGACGTATCCTGGACCCCGGCCTGGGTGGAAGGCGCAGTGCAGACCTCGCTCAACGCCGTCTGGGGCATCATGAAGCACTTCGGTGGCCGCACCCCCGCCGACAACCCCGGCCCGGGCGACTGCTTCGCCGAACTCGGCCCCATCGCCCTGCCGGACTGA
- a CDS encoding APC family permease — protein MSGKFKKQLSLMDLTFIGLGAIFGSGWLFAASHVSAIAGPAGIVSWFLGGFAVLLLGIIYCELGAALPRAGGVVRYPVFSHGPLLGYLMGFITLIAFSSLVAIEVVASRQYAAAWFPGLTKAGSSDPTFLGWLVQFGLLCLFFWLNYRSVKTFARANNLVSVFKFIVPLLVIGVLFGFFNPENFDVQGFAPFGLSGIEMAVSAGGIIFAYLGLTPIISVASEVKNPQRTIPIALILSVLLSTAIYVLLQLAFLGAVPTEMLANGWAGISREFALPYRDIALVLGVGWLAYLVVADAVVSPSGCGNIYMNATPRVVYGWAQTGTFFRIFTRIDEQSGIPRPALWLTFGLSVFWTLPFPSWEALINVVSAALVLSYAVAPVTVAALRRNAPDLPRPFRVRGMGVMGPLSFVIAALIVYWSGWGTVSWLLSLQILMFAIYLLCWRFVPREHLGLAQQARSSAWLIGFYAITLLLSWLGSFGGLGVLGHPFDTLAVAACATGIYYWGAATGVPAELIRLGGEDESEEGVDTEIGRQPAPAHTQASS, from the coding sequence ATGTCAGGAAAGTTCAAGAAGCAACTCTCGTTGATGGACCTAACCTTTATCGGACTGGGAGCCATCTTCGGCTCCGGATGGCTGTTCGCGGCCAGTCACGTGTCCGCCATCGCCGGCCCGGCAGGGATCGTTTCCTGGTTCCTCGGCGGGTTCGCCGTGCTGTTGCTGGGCATCATCTACTGCGAGCTTGGCGCGGCGCTGCCGCGTGCCGGAGGGGTGGTGCGCTACCCGGTGTTCTCCCACGGCCCGCTGCTCGGCTACCTGATGGGGTTCATCACCCTGATCGCCTTTTCCAGCCTGGTGGCGATCGAAGTGGTCGCCTCCCGACAGTACGCGGCGGCGTGGTTTCCGGGCCTGACGAAGGCGGGTTCCAGCGATCCGACCTTCCTCGGCTGGCTCGTGCAGTTCGGCCTGCTGTGCCTGTTCTTCTGGCTCAACTACCGCAGCGTGAAGACCTTCGCCCGGGCCAACAATCTGGTCAGCGTGTTCAAGTTCATCGTGCCCCTGCTGGTGATCGGCGTGCTCTTCGGCTTCTTCAATCCAGAGAATTTCGACGTCCAGGGCTTCGCGCCCTTTGGCCTTTCCGGTATCGAGATGGCGGTGTCGGCCGGCGGGATCATCTTCGCCTACCTGGGGCTCACGCCGATCATCTCGGTGGCCAGCGAGGTGAAGAACCCGCAACGCACCATCCCCATCGCGCTGATCCTCTCGGTGCTGCTCTCCACCGCCATCTACGTGCTCCTGCAACTGGCCTTCCTCGGCGCCGTGCCCACGGAAATGCTGGCCAACGGCTGGGCCGGCATCTCCAGGGAGTTCGCCCTGCCGTACCGGGACATCGCGCTGGTCCTCGGTGTGGGTTGGCTGGCCTACCTGGTGGTGGCCGATGCGGTGGTCTCACCCAGCGGCTGCGGCAACATCTACATGAATGCCACCCCGCGGGTCGTCTATGGCTGGGCGCAAACCGGCACCTTCTTCAGAATCTTCACCCGCATCGACGAACAGTCCGGCATTCCGCGCCCGGCGCTCTGGCTGACCTTTGGCCTGTCGGTGTTCTGGACGCTGCCGTTCCCTTCCTGGGAAGCCTTGATCAACGTGGTGTCGGCTGCCCTGGTACTGAGCTACGCGGTGGCCCCGGTGACCGTCGCCGCCCTGCGTCGCAACGCCCCCGACTTGCCGCGCCCGTTCCGCGTCAGGGGCATGGGCGTGATGGGGCCGCTGTCCTTCGTCATTGCCGCGCTGATCGTCTACTGGTCGGGCTGGGGCACCGTGTCCTGGCTGCTGAGCCTGCAGATCCTGATGTTCGCGATCTACCTGCTGTGCTGGCGCTTCGTACCCCGCGAGCACCTTGGCCTGGCCCAGCAGGCGCGTTCGTCGGCGTGGCTGATCGGCTTCTACGCCATCACCCTCCTGCTTTCCTGGCTCGGCAGCTTCGGTGGCCTGGGCGTGCTCGGCCATCCGTTCGACACCCTCGCCGTGGCCGCCTGCGCGACCGGGATCTACTACTGGGGCGCGGCGACCGGCGTGCCCGCCGAACTGATCCGCCTGGGTGGCGAGGATGAAAGCGAAGAGGGCGTCGACACCGAGATCGGCCGGCAGCCCGCGCCCGCCCACACCCAGGCCTCGTCCTGA